In one Gallus gallus isolate bGalGal1 chromosome 20, bGalGal1.mat.broiler.GRCg7b, whole genome shotgun sequence genomic region, the following are encoded:
- the RBL1 gene encoding retinoblastoma-like protein 1 isoform X1 — protein MSRAEPLPEPQPELELGAAIERLCRELNLDAGSAAEALRDFTALRGTYSLEGDAQHWLACALYAACRRSVLPTVGSGVMEGNCVSLTRILRSARLSLIQFFSKMKKWMDMSNVPQEFRERVERLERNFEVSTVIFRKFEPIFLDIFQNPNEETSKPQRSRKQRRVLCGVKDLFNFCWTLFVYTKGNFRMIGDDLVNSYHLLLCCLDLVFANAILCPNRRDLLNPSFKGLPADFHAPEMKASEDPPCIIATLCELHDGLLVEAKGIKEHYFKPYISKLFDRKILKGECLLDLCNFTENNKALNKEYEEYVLTVGDFDERVFLGADAEEEIGTPRKFPADLQVGKTAARAHVECHLQQHFEKKRSFAPSTPLTGRRYLREKEAVITPVASATQSVSRLQNIVAGLKNAPSELLMAIFESCARNPAESIVNRVREIGETFCRSYTQPTDELPGSHIDFAVNRLKLAEILYYKILETIMVQEMRRLHGKDMTALLEQDVFHRSLMACCLEIVLFAYSSPRTFPWIIEVLDLRPFYFYKVIEVLIRSEEGLSRDMVKHLNSIEEQILESLAWTRDSALWTALQASENRVPTCEEVIFPNNFEASNGGSGLGHLPMMPISPLVHPRVKEVRTDLGGSLRRDTQPLSPISVHERYSSPTAGSAKRRLFGDDGPKEMQMEKILTEGTKLTIAPASSIAAENVSISPGQTVLTVTTATVAGKPGQKVTIPLHGIAGDLGGITLIPIAMNLGQAPKIEAQDPCHPQVNQDQEVHLSSGNKPKKTGSLALFYRKVYHLASVRLRDLCLKLDVSNDLRRKIWTCFEFTLVHCADLMKDRHLDQLLLCAFYIMAKVTKEERTFQDIMKSYRNQPQANSHVYRSVLLRNTSANVLLDRNANQDVQMTEDSSVKTGNSLGRSAAENSTELGTEERGDLIKFYNAVYVGRVKSFALKYDITNQDHVMEAPPLSPFPSIKQQPVSPRRISQQHSVYVSPHKNGACLTPRTALLYKFNGSPSKSLKDINNMIKQGEHRSKKRAITIDSDTESPMKRLCQENDDVLLKRLQDVVSERANH, from the exons ATGTCCCGCGCGGAGCCGCTGCCCGAGCCCCAGCCCGAGCTCGAGCTCGGCGCCGCCATCGAGCGGCTGTGCCGGGAGCTCAATCTGGACGCGGGCAGCGCGGCCGAGGCGCTCCGCGACTTCACGGCTCTGCGCGGCACCTACAGCCTGGAG GGGGACGCGCAGCACTGGCTGGCCTGCGCTCTGTACGCCGCGTGCCGCCGCAGCGTGCTGCCCACCGTGGGGAGCGGTGTGATGGAGGGCAACTGCGTGTCGCTGACCCGGATCCTGCGCTCCGCCAGGCTCAG ccTGATTCAGTTCTTTAGCAAAATGAAGAAGTGGATGGACATGTCGAACGTGCCGCAGGAGTTCCGGGAGCGGGTGGAGAGGCTGGAGAGGAACTTCGAGGTGTCCACCGTCATCTTCAGGAAGTTTGAACCGATATTTTTGGATATCTTTCAAAACCCTAACGAAGAAACTTCGAAACCCCAACGGAGCAGGAAGCAGAG GCGGGTGCTGTGTGGTGTTAAGGATCTCTTCAACTTCTGCTGGACCCTGTTTGTGTACACTAAGG GTAATTTCCGTATGATTGGGGACGATTTAGTAAATTCCTATCatctgcttctgtgctgcttggaCCTGGTTTTTGCAAATGCCATTTTGTGTCCAAATCGAAGAGATTTGCTGAATCCATCGTTTAAAG GCTTACCAGCTGACTTCCATGCACCAGAGATGAAAGCCTCAGAAGACCCTCCATGCATCATTGCCACGCTGTGTGAGCTGCATGATGGGCTTCTTGTAGAAGCAAAAGGAATAAAGGAACACTACTTCAAGCCAtacatttcaaagctgtttgATAGGAAG atCTTAAAAGGAGAGTGTCTGTTGGATCTTTgcaattttacagaaaataa CAAAGCGCTGAATAAAGAGTACGAAGAGTATGTTCTAACAGTGGGTGACTTTGACGAGAGAGTTTTCCTAGGAGCAGATGCTGAGGAAGAAATCGGCACCCCTCGGAAGTTTCCTGCAGATTTGCAAGtggggaaaacagcagcaagagctCACGTGGAGTGTCACCTTCAGCAGCACTTCGAAAAG AAAAGGTCATTTGCACCTTCAACTCCTCTGACTGGAAGAAGATACCTACGAGAAAAGGAAGCTGTCATCACTCCTGTTGCCTCAGCCACACAAAGTGTGAGCCGGTTGCAGAACATTGTGGCTGGGCTGAAAAATGCACCTAGTGAGCTACTTATGGCTATTTTTGA GTCTTGTGCACGCAACCCTGCAGAAAGCATCGTGAACAGAGTGAGAGAGATAGGGGAGACGTTCTGTCGCAGCTACACTCAGCCAACAGACGAACTGCCAGGATCTCATATAG attttGCTGTAAACAGATTAAAACTGGCAGAAATATTGTACTATAAGATCTTGGAGACTATAATGGTACAAGAAATGCGAAGACTGCATGGGAAGGACATGACT GCTCTCTTGGAACAAGATGTGTTTCACCGCTCCCTCATGGCATGCTGCTTGGAGATTGTGCTTTTTGCATACAGCTCTCCTCGCACCTTTCCCTGGATAATCGAAGTGCTTGACCTCAGGCCATTCTATTTTTATAAG GTAATTGAAGTACTGATTCGGTCTGAAGAAGGACTATCCAGAGACATGGTGAAGCACCTCAACAGCATTGAGGAGCAAATTCTTGAGAGCCTTGCCTGGACTCGGGATTCAGCACTCTGGACTGCTCTCCAGGCTTCTGAAAACAGGGTTCCCACCTGTGAAGAA GTAATATTTCCCAATAATTTTGAAGCAAGCAATGGAGGAAGTGGGCTTGGGCATTTGCCTATGATGCCAATATCTCCTCTAGTTCATCCTCGAGTAAAAGAGGTTCGGACAGATCTTGGCGGGAGTTTAAGGCGGG ACACTCAGCCATTGTCACCAATCTCTGTGCATGAGCGCTACAGTTCTCCTACAGCAGGAAGTGCCAAGAGAAGACTCTTCGGAGATGACGGTCCCAAAGAAATGCAGATGGAAAAGATTTTAACAGAGGGAACTAAGCTGACAATTGCTCCAGCATCAAgcattgctgctgaaaatgtGTCCATCTCTCCTGGGCAGACAGTACTGACTGTGACAACAGCAACAGTAGCAGGAAAACCAGGACAGAAAGTTACTATTCCACTGCATG GTATCGCAGGCGATTTGGGTGGGATCACATTGATACCCATTGCGATGAATCTAGGTCAGGCACCTAAAATAGAGGCTCAGGATCCCTGCCACCCTCAGGTGAATCAGGATCAAGAAGTGCATCTCTCATCAggaaacaaaccaaagaaaacaggatCCTTGGCGCTATTTTACAGGAAG GTTTACCACCTGGCAAGCGTGCGTTTGCGTGACCTGTGTTTAAAGTTGGATGTCTCCAATGACTTGCGCAGGAAGATCTGGACATGCTTTGAATTCACATTGGTTCATTGTGCTGATCTAATGAAGGACAGACATTTGGACCAGCTTCTCCTCTGTGCCTTTTATATCATGGCAAAG gttaCCAAAGAGGAAAGAACTTTTCAGGATATAATGAAAAGTTACAGGAATCAGCCACAAGCAAACAGCCAT GTTTATAGGAGTGTCTTGTTAAGAAATACTTCTGCCAATGTCCTTTTGGACAGAAATGCAAACCAAGATGTACAGATGACGGAAG ACTCATCTGTGAAAACTGGTAATTCCTTGGGAAGATCAGCAGCGGAGAACTCCACTGAGTTGGGaacagaggagagaggagatCTCATTAAATTTTACAATGCAGTCTATGTAGGAAGAGTAAAATCTTTTGCACTGAAGTACGATATCACAAACCAGGATCATGTA ATGGAAGCCCCCCCCTTGTCTCCGTTCCCCAGCATTAAGCAGCAGCCGGTGTCTCCTCGGCGAATCTCTCAGCAGCACTCTGTGTACGTCTCACCTCACAAGAACGGTGCCTGCTTGACGCCTCGAACTGCACTGCTGTATAAATTCAATGGGAGCCCTTCCAAG AGTTTGAAGGATATCAACAATATGATAAAACAAGGTGAACACAGGAGTAAGAAACGAGCAATAACAATTGACAGTGACACTGAGTCCCCTATGAAGCGACTCTGCCAGGAAAATGATGATGTTCTGCTGAAGCGCCTTCAGGATGTTGTCAGTGAAAGAGCAAATCACTAA
- the RBL1 gene encoding retinoblastoma-like protein 1 isoform X2, protein MHLVSYLWLFLSLLPVFSCRSCARNPAESIVNRVREIGETFCRSYTQPTDELPGSHIDFAVNRLKLAEILYYKILETIMVQEMRRLHGKDMTALLEQDVFHRSLMACCLEIVLFAYSSPRTFPWIIEVLDLRPFYFYKVIEVLIRSEEGLSRDMVKHLNSIEEQILESLAWTRDSALWTALQASENRVPTCEEVIFPNNFEASNGGSGLGHLPMMPISPLVHPRVKEVRTDLGGSLRRDTQPLSPISVHERYSSPTAGSAKRRLFGDDGPKEMQMEKILTEGTKLTIAPASSIAAENVSISPGQTVLTVTTATVAGKPGQKVTIPLHGIAGDLGGITLIPIAMNLGQAPKIEAQDPCHPQVNQDQEVHLSSGNKPKKTGSLALFYRKVYHLASVRLRDLCLKLDVSNDLRRKIWTCFEFTLVHCADLMKDRHLDQLLLCAFYIMAKVTKEERTFQDIMKSYRNQPQANSHVYRSVLLRNTSANVLLDRNANQDVQMTEDSSVKTGNSLGRSAAENSTELGTEERGDLIKFYNAVYVGRVKSFALKYDITNQDHVMEAPPLSPFPSIKQQPVSPRRISQQHSVYVSPHKNGACLTPRTALLYKFNGSPSKSLKDINNMIKQGEHRSKKRAITIDSDTESPMKRLCQENDDVLLKRLQDVVSERANH, encoded by the exons ATGCACCTAGTGAGCTACTTATGGCTATTTTTGA GCTTGCTTCCTGTGTTCTCCTGCAGGTCTTGTGCACGCAACCCTGCAGAAAGCATCGTGAACAGAGTGAGAGAGATAGGGGAGACGTTCTGTCGCAGCTACACTCAGCCAACAGACGAACTGCCAGGATCTCATATAG attttGCTGTAAACAGATTAAAACTGGCAGAAATATTGTACTATAAGATCTTGGAGACTATAATGGTACAAGAAATGCGAAGACTGCATGGGAAGGACATGACT GCTCTCTTGGAACAAGATGTGTTTCACCGCTCCCTCATGGCATGCTGCTTGGAGATTGTGCTTTTTGCATACAGCTCTCCTCGCACCTTTCCCTGGATAATCGAAGTGCTTGACCTCAGGCCATTCTATTTTTATAAG GTAATTGAAGTACTGATTCGGTCTGAAGAAGGACTATCCAGAGACATGGTGAAGCACCTCAACAGCATTGAGGAGCAAATTCTTGAGAGCCTTGCCTGGACTCGGGATTCAGCACTCTGGACTGCTCTCCAGGCTTCTGAAAACAGGGTTCCCACCTGTGAAGAA GTAATATTTCCCAATAATTTTGAAGCAAGCAATGGAGGAAGTGGGCTTGGGCATTTGCCTATGATGCCAATATCTCCTCTAGTTCATCCTCGAGTAAAAGAGGTTCGGACAGATCTTGGCGGGAGTTTAAGGCGGG ACACTCAGCCATTGTCACCAATCTCTGTGCATGAGCGCTACAGTTCTCCTACAGCAGGAAGTGCCAAGAGAAGACTCTTCGGAGATGACGGTCCCAAAGAAATGCAGATGGAAAAGATTTTAACAGAGGGAACTAAGCTGACAATTGCTCCAGCATCAAgcattgctgctgaaaatgtGTCCATCTCTCCTGGGCAGACAGTACTGACTGTGACAACAGCAACAGTAGCAGGAAAACCAGGACAGAAAGTTACTATTCCACTGCATG GTATCGCAGGCGATTTGGGTGGGATCACATTGATACCCATTGCGATGAATCTAGGTCAGGCACCTAAAATAGAGGCTCAGGATCCCTGCCACCCTCAGGTGAATCAGGATCAAGAAGTGCATCTCTCATCAggaaacaaaccaaagaaaacaggatCCTTGGCGCTATTTTACAGGAAG GTTTACCACCTGGCAAGCGTGCGTTTGCGTGACCTGTGTTTAAAGTTGGATGTCTCCAATGACTTGCGCAGGAAGATCTGGACATGCTTTGAATTCACATTGGTTCATTGTGCTGATCTAATGAAGGACAGACATTTGGACCAGCTTCTCCTCTGTGCCTTTTATATCATGGCAAAG gttaCCAAAGAGGAAAGAACTTTTCAGGATATAATGAAAAGTTACAGGAATCAGCCACAAGCAAACAGCCAT GTTTATAGGAGTGTCTTGTTAAGAAATACTTCTGCCAATGTCCTTTTGGACAGAAATGCAAACCAAGATGTACAGATGACGGAAG ACTCATCTGTGAAAACTGGTAATTCCTTGGGAAGATCAGCAGCGGAGAACTCCACTGAGTTGGGaacagaggagagaggagatCTCATTAAATTTTACAATGCAGTCTATGTAGGAAGAGTAAAATCTTTTGCACTGAAGTACGATATCACAAACCAGGATCATGTA ATGGAAGCCCCCCCCTTGTCTCCGTTCCCCAGCATTAAGCAGCAGCCGGTGTCTCCTCGGCGAATCTCTCAGCAGCACTCTGTGTACGTCTCACCTCACAAGAACGGTGCCTGCTTGACGCCTCGAACTGCACTGCTGTATAAATTCAATGGGAGCCCTTCCAAG AGTTTGAAGGATATCAACAATATGATAAAACAAGGTGAACACAGGAGTAAGAAACGAGCAATAACAATTGACAGTGACACTGAGTCCCCTATGAAGCGACTCTGCCAGGAAAATGATGATGTTCTGCTGAAGCGCCTTCAGGATGTTGTCAGTGAAAGAGCAAATCACTAA